A window of Paenibacillus phoenicis genomic DNA:
ACGTTGGCGGAAAACGTTAAAGTGCTCGAAAATCGCGGACCTAACCGGGTGAGCCCGAGTCTGGTGCCGATGATGATCTCCAATATGGCGGCTGCTCAGATCAGCATCCGTTTCGGCGCGTTAGGCGAGACGCTGTCTCCGGTTACGGCTTGCTCGATCGGCAATTCGTCGATCGGCGAGGCGTTCCGGCTGATCCGCAGCGGCGAAGCCGATGTGATGATCGCCGGCGGAACCGAAGCGGCGGTGCATCCGCTTGCGCTGGCCAGCTTTGGCAATGCAACCGCGCTCTCCAAGCGGAACGAAGCTCCGGAGCAAGCCAGCCGGCCGTTTGACGCGGACCGCGATGGCTTCGTGATGGGCGAAGGCGCCGGGATCGTGGTACTCGAGTCGCTGTCGCACGCATTACGCCGGGGAGCACGCATTCACGGCGAGTTGATCGGCTACGTTGCAAGCTCCGATGCCTACCACGTGGTCGCTTCGCATCCCGAAGGCGCAGGCGCCTATCTGGCGATGAGACGAGCGCTCACCTCGGCGGGGATCACGCCGGAGCAGGTTGATGTGATCAGCGCCCATGCGACAAGCACCCCGGTCGGCGATCTTGGGGAGACGAAGGGGATCAAAAAGGCGTTTGGCAAATACGCCCATCGCATTCCGATTACGGCTAACAAATCGATGACCGGCCATATGTTTGGTGCGGCTGGCGGCGCGGAAGCTATCGCCCTGGTCCAAACGCTGAAGGAAGGCATCATCCCGCCGACGATCAATCTGATGAACCCCGATCCGGAATGTGATCTCGATTACGTGCCCAATGAGGCGCGCCGGGCCGAGCTTAAGATCGGGTTATCCAACTCATTTGGATTCGGCGGAC
This region includes:
- the fabF gene encoding beta-ketoacyl-ACP synthase II; the encoded protein is MERVVITGMGIVSPLGNDVDTFWQGLKEGRSGISQIERFDVTDFSTKIAGQVRGFDGEAIFGRKEARKMDLFCQYALFAAEQAVQDADLNPELIDRERFGVYVGSGIGGIETLAENVKVLENRGPNRVSPSLVPMMISNMAAAQISIRFGALGETLSPVTACSIGNSSIGEAFRLIRSGEADVMIAGGTEAAVHPLALASFGNATALSKRNEAPEQASRPFDADRDGFVMGEGAGIVVLESLSHALRRGARIHGELIGYVASSDAYHVVASHPEGAGAYLAMRRALTSAGITPEQVDVISAHATSTPVGDLGETKGIKKAFGKYAHRIPITANKSMTGHMFGAAGGAEAIALVQTLKEGIIPPTINLMNPDPECDLDYVPNEARRAELKIGLSNSFGFGGHNAVIVVRKYEE